TGCGAAGCGCATGAAACTCCGTGGCCGAACCCGGCGCGTTTCTTGTCTCTGAAAGATTGTGACCCCGGAAAGAAATTAATGCGGCGCGCCCGTTACGCATCCTTAAAATTTTATGGGTTTTTCGCCTGTTGCGTGCTTTTGGTTGCATCTTTTGCACAGGCGCAATCCCTTTCGGTTGCGAAATCCGCCCGGGCGTCAGGCGCCGAAAATTCGACGGCCGATCTGCCGCTGCTGTTTGATAGTCGTGAACGCATCGCTAAGCCGGATTTGAGCGCTCTGGCGCGGCTGCGCTTTCTGACGACGGTCGATTTTCCGCCCTTCAATTTCATCGATCAGTCCGGGCGTCTCTCGGGTTTCCATGTCGATCTCGTGCGTGAAATCTGCCGCGATCTCGAGATTGAAGACAAATGCCAGATCCAGGCTGTGGCCTATGGCGATCTTCTGTCCGCCCTTGAAGGTGATCAGGGGGAAGCGGTCATTGCAGGCCTTGGCATTACGCCGGAGTTGCGCCAACGCTTCTCGTTCTCCCGTGTCTATATGCCTTTGCCGGCGCGCTTTGCCGGCAACCGCCGCCTGGTCGGGGCGGATACCACGCTTACGACCCTCGCCAGCAAGGCGGTCGGCGTCGTTGCAGGCACCAGCCATGACGCCATGGCCCATTCATTCTTTCCTGAGATGGCAATCAAACCGTTCGAAACCCGCCAGGCCATGCTCGATGCCCTTAAGAAGGGCGAGGTCGCAGGCGTCTTCTCCGACGGAATGCAACTGTCCTTCTGGACGACAGGGACTGAGGCTGCCGGCTGCTGCGTCCTGATGGAGGGCGCTTATTTCTCGCAGCGGTTTCTTGGCGAGGGGCTGGCGATCCTGAACCGCAAGGCCGATCCCGCCTTGACCCAGGCGCTCAATCACGCACTGCTCAATCTGTCCCGCAGCGGCCGGCTGAACGAGATTTACACACGCTATTTTCCAACCGGCATCTACTGACAGCCTTGCCGCTGTAGGCAGCTATTTGCGGAACCGGGCAATCGCTGCGCGCTCGATTGCAGCACAGGTCAGCTTGTCGAGGTGGAGCCGGTCCCGCAGCAACTGCAGGAGCCTGATCTCCTCCTGCCGCAGGGCAAGATCGGCCGCCGCGATTTCGACGGCAAGGGCGTAGGCCGTATCGTAAAGGCGAGCGGGCAGAGCCTCACGCACCAGTTCGAGTGCAATATCCAATCCCTCGGGCCCGCCAAGCATTTGTGCACAGTCGCGGGCGATCTCAACCAGTCGCCCGTCATCGAAGCCTTCGAAAACCGGCAGAAAACGGGAAAGCCGGCCGATACGCTCAAGCTCGCCATCCGTCATGGTCCGGTCGACGGCGGACATCATGACCATGACATGGACGAGGGCTTCGTGTTGCGTAAGCGTAGCGTTCATTATTCTTTCCCGGCTCATGGCTTTCCGATATGCCACGCCACGTAGGTATATCCGCGGTCGATTGCAATCCCGAGACATGTCGGCCTGCGAGAAGTCGCAGATTCTATTGCGCCGGCTCGGTCAGGGCGTCGGCAGGTTCCGCCGTATCATCCATCAAAAACGGCTCGACGATTTCGTCGCGCGGATCGTCGCCATAAAAGCCGCGCTTCTCCGTCTGGGCAGTCCTGATGCTGTCGGCAAAGGCCGAGTTTGCTGCAGGTTCAGCCCATCCATTTTCGGCGAGCCATTGCGCCGGATCGATATCACCGATGCTGCAGCGCGCCGTCACCGTTCCCTCCCAGCTGGCGTCCGGAACGGCGCATGTCATCGCGCGGGCTCGAAGGAAGTTGCGGAATGCCGTGCGCGCGACAGTACCGCATGGCCAAGCCGAAGTTCCTTCGCCGCATTGCCGTTCAGCCGATTGCGGCCCCAGCCCCTCAAGCTGCAGCGTGCCGTTGCCGAAGCGAATGGTACCGGCCGATAACGCCACGGGATGGCGCAGAACCTGCGGTCCGGGTTCTGGTTTGGTCATTGTTTCCGACAGGGGCTTGCGGGGTTCAATACGCTCAAGCGGTTTGCTGGTCACGTCATCCGGCGTGCCCAAGGTCAGGGGTTCGCTTTCGACCGATGTGTCGGGGGTAGGTGCTGTTGCATCGGGCAGCGCGGGCACGTCGTCCTGTTCCTCGGCTGTTCCCATGTCCTCCATCGTCGGCGTATCGAGCGTGAATTCGGGCGTTGCCGCGCTCTCCGTGCCCTGGATCGTGGCATTGCCCGCAAGGAGGATCAGCGCCGTAAGGCCGATGGCGCCCAGGCCACCCGCCAGTGTCAGGAGTTGCCGCTTCATGGAGGAAAACTGTCCTATTGGCTGGCCCAGATGATCCGGGCAATCCATTCGATTTCGTTCATCTCGAAAGTGCGGTTCGGATGTTCC
This genomic stretch from Pararhizobium capsulatum DSM 1112 harbors:
- a CDS encoding transporter substrate-binding domain-containing protein, with product MRRARYASLKFYGFFACCVLLVASFAQAQSLSVAKSARASGAENSTADLPLLFDSRERIAKPDLSALARLRFLTTVDFPPFNFIDQSGRLSGFHVDLVREICRDLEIEDKCQIQAVAYGDLLSALEGDQGEAVIAGLGITPELRQRFSFSRVYMPLPARFAGNRRLVGADTTLTTLASKAVGVVAGTSHDAMAHSFFPEMAIKPFETRQAMLDALKKGEVAGVFSDGMQLSFWTTGTEAAGCCVLMEGAYFSQRFLGEGLAILNRKADPALTQALNHALLNLSRSGRLNEIYTRYFPTGIY
- a CDS encoding tellurite resistance TerB family protein yields the protein MNATLTQHEALVHVMVMMSAVDRTMTDGELERIGRLSRFLPVFEGFDDGRLVEIARDCAQMLGGPEGLDIALELVREALPARLYDTAYALAVEIAAADLALRQEEIRLLQLLRDRLHLDKLTCAAIERAAIARFRK
- a CDS encoding thermonuclease family protein — translated: MKRQLLTLAGGLGAIGLTALILLAGNATIQGTESAATPEFTLDTPTMEDMGTAEEQDDVPALPDATAPTPDTSVESEPLTLGTPDDVTSKPLERIEPRKPLSETMTKPEPGPQVLRHPVALSAGTIRFGNGTLQLEGLGPQSAERQCGEGTSAWPCGTVARTAFRNFLRARAMTCAVPDASWEGTVTARCSIGDIDPAQWLAENGWAEPAANSAFADSIRTAQTEKRGFYGDDPRDEIVEPFLMDDTAEPADALTEPAQ